The Epinephelus fuscoguttatus linkage group LG19, E.fuscoguttatus.final_Chr_v1 genome contains the following window.
caccacagaagtaaaaataacatgcagatttttttcccacgACTAATTGATTAGTTAAAGATTATGTAccactttagtcgaccaagattttctttggttgactacagccctagatATTTCTAGTAATATTTAAATCAGTATAAATACTCAGTAGGCTACATTATGTCTGTGTATAGTATTGTGAATAAGTTTCACCTTAAACATAATGTTACATAAAGTGTTTTTCTATAGGGGGCTAACTCAAATAGCTCCAATTCAAAGAGTGCTGGAGAGCCTAGTGATCAAGTAAAATACTTCCAACAGCTATTGTGAAATACAAGGCCAGTTCATTAAATCCTACAGGCTATGACATTTTGTAAACGCTCTGTATTCTGGTACAtatttacatacaaaacaagatatagGCTACTTCATTCTAGTTCCTGGGCTTCACCTGCAGTTATTGAGTCACCGTGAAGTAAGGCAAGCACAGCATTTGCATAATTTGGTTGCTCTTTGGAGAATTTATTCACGTATTAACGCCTGGCAGAGCAATTTCCCCCAAAAAAGCTCCTTGTTTGCAAGGAGAAAAACACTTAGGCTAATGTAAACAGATGGCATAATGCAGGAAAAAGCAGAATGTGCCAACTATGAGACCACAAAAATAGAGAGGATTTGAAAAATATAagttttacagacatttccTGCATGCCTCTAAAGaatgaaaacaattaaataaGTATTGCAACAGTATTGCTTTTATGTTAAATACTTTTTATTTGGTTTAGTTTTTGGTTCATGCCTTGGGTAGCAGAGTAccaggaaggagggaaggaacCCAGGCTGTAGGCTTGGCCCACACCAGGGACCCACAGTCCCCTGTGGCCCACATACCTCTGGGTACTGGATGCCTAAGCGAGGCAGAAGAGGAAGCCCATCATTTCTGGAAGACAGCCTGATACCCCCAACCCCCAAGGAGCACTGCACATAGCATCGCAGGGGGACTTGGGACATTAGCATGTCTAATGCAGTCAGCACAGAGACGAGGACAGCCATGCAAGACTCATACAGGCCTGACGGGTTCATCACTCTGACACTGATGGATCAGAGAAGGAGGGGGAGGCACAAACATGGAGGAAACAGCAGACTCTTGAAGTCATAGGGCTTATACGCTGTGCAGTACCAGAAACAGTATGTGATAATgataaggaaagaaaaaaatggcaaaatttGTTATAAATCAGGAGAATTGTGACTTTGGGACGAACCAGGAAAGAGCAATGAAAATCAGCAAGGTCGGCAAGTATGATAAAAGGTGTATTTTCAGAATGAAGTGCTTTACTCTGGACATGGGCTTTATGTAAAGTTATGGTAAGAGTgtaaagtattttttattttacaaacttGAAACTGATTTTAGTTAAATTACCATTTTTACACCATTCACGCACATGCTGATGGGTGtgtaatgtatgtgtgtgtgtgtgcgtgtgcgtgtgtgtgtgcgtgtgtgtgtgtgtgtgtggggggggggcattCAGGGTAGAGCATCAGCCCCACAGTGTCTGTGCAGGCACCCCTGGCGTTAAGTCAAAAGATTAAGGGGGTTTGGGGGGCTTAAATTCATCACCATATTCTGTCAATATCACTAATGTTTTTTCATAACTAAACAGATTTGATTGCCTTTTTACTTTGACTATGACTTTTCTTCCACATTACCCTGCACAGATAAACAGGTTGAAGTGTCACTCACCCATCACATCAAGGTCCACCTTGAAGTTGATAAAGTGGGTGTGGATGTTGCCCAGCACCTTGTCCGCTACCTGGTGTCCGTATTTCAGACTACCATCTACCAGGTAAGTAGCGGAGATGTAGCCGGTGGCGTGCACCTTGGCCTCCACTGAGCCGCTCTGATAGAAGATGAAATCCCACATGTAGTCATAGTTCCCTATAGCCGTGATCGTTCTGAACACTAGGGCGCTGTTTACCATCCCGCCGTAACTATTGTGGAAAAAGTCAGAGAAATGCCTTCGCAGGGGTTGACCCATGTTGTGCTCAAAGATGCATATTGAATTCCTAAATCTGATCGGGGCTGGAACGTCGATGTAGCGGTATGTGTCCACATAGGTGGCTTCGTGGGGGCAATCCACACCACGGACCAGTTCGTGTGCGAAGCGCCCTATCCCGATGCTGGAGTCCAGAAACTTGGTCATCATCATCCCCGGGGTCATTGATCCGTACACCGACATGGCCTCCTGCACGCTCAGCTCGTAGAGTATTCTCTCACCTTTAAAACGCACATCAAACGCCCTCATGCCTGTTAGAGAGCTGAGTCCGAAGGCGAAGCTCCAGTCCAGGTACAGGACATGGTTGTCGCTGATACTGTAGCGCTTCCCCTCTGCGTAAAACAGCTGTGGGCCGATCTGCAGAGGCTTCTGCTTGGGTTTCAATGAACCATAGTCTGGCAGCTCCGTGTAAACTATTTTCTTAATAGTCCCCTCGTCATATTTCTGTTTAAGTTCTTCTACGGTGTCGAAGTATTGGCCATTATAAACCAGTCGCTCCACTTTCCAATCAGACGCGTTTAAGCTCTCGTGGTTTACCAGTACCTCAAAGCCCACCGGGTTGATGTACATGCCGCTCACATCCCTGTAGAAAGCTATCCAGGTCTTTCTGTCCCCGGATTGGACTCCACGGGGCATCTGCTCGAACGCGTTCACAGTCTTGTCCTTATCCACGTCGAAGCTCTCTTTCATGAGCCTCCCCAACTTAGAGAAGATTCCATCCAGAAATTTGAAAAGCAAGTGGTATTCCCCAATGGTGACCGTGCGCGCGGTGATAGGAAGCTCTGTCTTGTACCTCTCCGTGGTAACATCTCTGTGGTATGTGGGGTTGGGAAGAGGCCCCACTACATACTCCTTAATGTAGCCTCGGGCGCCGTGGAAGACCACCACCGTCGCCTCTCTCACTGGTTTGGTGCCTTTCTCATCCAAGTAAGCCAGCGCGTCCGCCTTCTTGGGCAAAGAGAGATctattaaaaacaagaaattttCCGATGGCTTGGTGATCTGACTGGTGGATATGTCCAAGTCTTTCTGCTTGAGCATGTACTGCTGGACCTGCAGGTACTCATCCCGGGTGAGGTCAGCGAACACGAGGCTGCGCTTGTCGTGCTTGCCCCTCAGCGGGTGGACACGCTGAGCGGAGCATTTGGGTGCCCTGGTGGAGTGGATGCCGATCAGGACAATGTTGAGAATGATGGAGACGAGGACAAAGAGGATGAGCGCCCATTTCACTAGAGAGTTCATCCTGCGCTCTACCATTACGCACGGGCTTGGAGAAAAGGAGAAGATCAATGAGCGATGCTATGTGCAAGCGGTCATATGAGCATGGAAAGGCGCGCCCCTCAACTCCCACGCCTCTCTGCATGGATCCCACAACCCCCCGCCCATCCCCTTCCTCTCAGAATGAAGTTAAGGAGCTACTGTTTCATGCAGCCCCTGTTCAGCTTTACGCATGTTGTTAAAACATCATACCAGTGGGtggtggtggaagaagtactcagatcttttacttaagtaaaagtagtaatactaCAATGTAGAAACACTCTGTTACAagtcaaagtcctgcatttaaactTAGTTAAGCAGAAGTACAAAAGTATTCGCATGAaaattaaagtaccaaaagtagaAGTACTCATTCAGACAGGTTCATCTCAGaataatatattttacattACTGCATTATGGTTATTAATTTAATGTGTTCATTGCTTTAATGTGGCAGCTGGTAAGGATGGAGCTCATTTTAGTTACTTAGTATACTCCTAGGTGGCTTATAAATGCATATAATTTATCAGTTgatttatgttttgtattaataatcttaatctgtaaagtaactggagagtaaagctgtcagataaatgtagcaGAGTACATCTGCCTCAGAATGTAGGGGCTTAGAAACAGAAAGTAGCTTAACATGGCAAAACTTGAGTAAAATGCAAGTAATgcaaaattttacttaaagggtaacttagtagtttttgtttttttaactgaaccctattttcccatgtttttgtgtctaagtgacttatcggaaacatttttctttaatttggtGCAGTACTgagcgaaacaggctgcaatgtagtCCCTGAGGGCAATCGTTCACTGTCAAATTAGGTGCaattaaagtgcttgtttttaccaTTGACATGtacagattgttattctaagtgtccgACAACATTATAGAAGAGGTCCCTGCCTTTTTGTGAAAGAATAAGATCCTTTTGGataaaccagaaacagccctgaaatcgctATCATTAaacccaccaaactccattttaATAAGCAATTCAGTAAGTAATTTCATAATgttaaaacacacttaattcaaagttgacagaagcaaaataaaactcacaaaagccatcttggttcatctCTACATTGTTATAACAATCACCAACTTTGCTTTCTCTGTAATAAATCCCTTAATTCACCCACTTCTATGTGAAATTATGCTGCCTCTACACACACTTAagttactgtttattttaatggagtctggtgtattatgtgatggtgatttcagagctgtttctgggtaaatgaaaattaaattcagttttatgaatcccaatatcacaaatcacaatttgcctcagagggctttaccgCTAcgtcatccctctgtcctttggaccctcacagcgaataaggaaaaactcccccaaaaaaaccttcaatggggaaaaaaatggtagaaacctcaggaagagcaactgaggagggatccctcttccaggactgacagacgtgcaatagatgtcgtgtgTATAGAACAGACTAACATAATAAATCAATATGACAAAATTATATatagagggagagacagagagagatataCAGCAAACAGTAAGGACTAtagctacaataacattaattttagtaacAATATTGTAATTACAGTAGTATTTTGGTAGTATATGTgtttaaagtatatatatatatatatatatatatatatatatatattaatatatgacagcgtgtgacaataataatcatatgcgTATAATACTAGTAGAAGTATGATAAtactaacagcagcagtaggaggcatgAGGCAGGAACACGGCAGCAGCGCAGTATGACCCACTGTCCAGGCGTAGCCGCGAGTTAAGggaacctgcaagacagtggagcacaaagtctctggagaagaagctgagttagtgacatgcagtaatagAACATGAATTGTTAGCAAATAAAGATGAACCAGCGTTTCAGAGTCTGAGAGCAAGCGAAAGAACGGGCTCTGTTTATCAAAGGAGGTCCTCCGTCAGACTAGACCTATATCAGCCTAACAAGGGACTGGaccaaggcaagcctgagccagccccaACTATAGGCTTTATCAAAAGGTAAAATCTTAAATGTACTCTTAAAtttggagatggtgtctgcctccaaGACTGAAACTGGAAGATGGTTTCACaaaagaggagcctgatagctgaaggctctggctcccgTTCTACTTTTACTCTTAATCAAAAAGGTGTATCTCTGTAAgaatcctttccataatgttgacACTTAgaacaatctgagtctgtcagtggcaaagaCAAGCACTATTAGTGGACATAAGATCACTGCTCACTGCAGCAGCTCTTTCTTGCTGCTGACTGCAGATTGTTCCCATTCAtaatttagacacaaaaatatggTAAAATAGGGTTCAGATTGGATAATATCAAACATttcaaaattttaaaatgttttcattatatAAATGTTGAGCTATCATTTCTGAAAATTGTATCTCCCTATAGTTTGAATGTTGTTTCAGGGCCTTTTTCACACTGCTAGGTAATTCCaatccaatcaccagaaaaaatatgtataatacTATGCAgcaaatatgttgaaactttacatttcaacaatgctgtggttaacttgtggttaggtttaggcacaaaaaacacttggttatgtttTGGAAACAATCGTGTTTTGGGTGAAAATACACAGTTTTGAAAACAgtaatgtctcagtaaaacagcTGTTTGTCTTGGCACTATCCCTGGTCGAGAAACAGTGAAAAGTTGCTGAAACACTAtcatttgtgttgtgtgttggtttagaacagtggtctgcagcttggcaggcatctcacctggatgtcacaccatccatcatCCTCTTCTCCTCCACATGACAAAGTCCACCAAtttactatgtcactttagaaacattgatatgatatctgagaaacacacaaatgtaatgtatacgtggtttgcagaaacattcagtttcagtttattattcaataataataataataataataataatattaataatacaatTTATTTATAGCCGCCTTTCAcgacactcaaggtcaccttactAGATAGAGAAAATGACAGCAGATTAGTCAACAAGGTAAGGAATAAAGTAACATaatatatacaaataaataataaagttaaataacataacaacaaataaatattcagcaaagctagtttacagtaaaaaaaaaaatagaatgagAGTCAAACAGAATAGGCTATTTGAAAGAGGTGAGTTTGAATTAAGAAATAGAGGGAAAGGAGAGGGATCAAAATTTTGTctaaaacaagaggaaaaagagaaaacaatagAAAGGGTGTGATGTGTGCCATCTTAACTCTTGTCAGAAAATTTGATATAATTGAATTGGTCTATAGAGAGTTGCCAAATTTAGTAaatttttccttgtttttctgaGAAAATTTAATTTCCTATAGTTCCAAGTGTTTCATTACATCCTTCATTAGATTTGAGTGCGTTGGTGCAGTTGTCTGTTTCCAGTTGAGTAAGATCAACCTCTGCGCCAGGAGGCTGACAGATGACACCACATTATGTTCCACACTGTTTTTGACTTTGTTAGTCTGTTATTCCTTGAACCCCCATCAAAGGATCTGAGTCAATAGGGGTTTGTATGATTCTTGGTAAGATCTGAAAAATATTGCTCAAATAATATGATATTCTCGATAAGCTCCAGAACATATAGGCTAATGGAGCCAGAGGAAGCCAACAGCATTCACATGAAGGATCTATATCTCTGGAACTATCCTATTGAGTTTTGTTTTGACCAGTGTAAGCAATGTATTACCTTAAACTGCAGGAAGCCATGTCTTGCAAATACTGAAGAGTTGTGAATCTGCCTGCatggagacattttttttattcacttagtttattgttgaaataaaaaaaatgaaaacatcagatattaatcaacatttaaaaACGCAAAGTGTCTATGTCGTTAATGATCAGATATTATCTATGTAGTCCTCCtttggggtgttttcaaaaGTTGTACTGAGTGACACAACACTGTTGACTCAGCAGAGCCTTGTATGCAACAGTGTGGTTCTGCATTTTTTACATAGAGCCACAGTGTAACCCTTTCAGTCTCAGGCCAAAAAGCATGTTTTTGTACTACCTCCAATTatctgtgtctcacaatctattATTTACTTCAAATGTAGATATATTGCTccttatttttttcagcattaacagggttatttttttaacaaagaaatgttttaTGTGAACGGCTGCATCAATGATTTATGAtgacataacaaaaacaaaacaaaacaaaacagtaaaatccATCTGCTTATGGTGAAAATAATGGCTTTACAGGAGCTTTTTACCATTAAGGCGGACAGTGATGAAGAACATCAAATCTTCACTCAAAGTAACTTCTCCTCAACTTCTACCCAACTCAAACCCCTGTCACCAACTCACTTCATAAGCAGTGGcgtgcacagacattttgggGGGCAGGTGCTCAGTGAAAAATAAGGGCACCTTGTGTGGCATGTGGAACTGCCGGCTGCCTTATTATAGCAGTGTGAGATTTAGGAAAGGCACATGTTGTACATACTACTTAGCTGTGTTCTGCAGACAAATTTTAATAGGCTATTGAAGTatcaaaaatcggtgcctggaagtgggcctgtaggctcccgaccttgaacCTCTTGTCTCTGTCAGTTGTTCTCAGATGTCGATTTGGTATCTTACATTCAGCAGCAAAACCTCTTAAAGAAGCACTGGAAACAGGCAAAGTCCGATgcaatcaagtttaatgtgtcaacAGGCATTAACACATACAACTTCATGAGTCAGCCCCCGGGATGCGACTAAAATCCTGCTCTCAACGTCCtagcttatatgctggtggagattcaaatgagtctccacctctttttgcTAATCCTGCCCACTCTGGGCCAATTCTATTGGTGGAGaacttttctttgtgtccaattctgattgggcccatttttaatggtgtaatgcagcctggaatttcccaaatttCCTTCCCTTATGTTTGGTTTcgttttcactttatttttaaaaaatatgtgaattCTAGGGACTTTCTACACAGTCCACAGTGCTCTTAGTTTCTTATAAAATAAAGCCTTAGTCATacaatatgtgagtgtgtgtgtgtgaatcatcaTTGAACAAAACATTGTGTGTTCTTTCAGTAAGTGCATACAACATCACATAATAATCTGATATTGTGAATACTTTAACAATATTTAACATTGATCCAAAGCCTTTATAATACCTTGTACATGATTGTATAGCTTCTTTATAATCAATTTTGGGTTAAAACCTTATTACTTGATTCATTGAACACATCATTGAACACAACTTTTACACTACACTATCTGTCATTGTCAAAGTTTTAATAATGGATTTTTAAGGTAAATACAAGATTACTGCAAGTGTTTTAATGTAGAAATAATTTATGGTTGGtacaaaataatataattaGCTAATATAGCTTCATGCCTGATTTAGTACCGCCAAACCACTTTGTGCAGTTAAAATAAATCGTGGACAGCTTTTAAGATATTTCAATAAAATTAGAGGAACAGTTCaactttaaaatctgatttttaaaAGGCCCTAAACAGTTAACATGACTGTGGTCTTGACTCTGACCTTTCTTCTTCATCAGTGGGTTGAGGAGGTACATctgcctcctcatcctccttgcTGCTGGCAGATGGCTTTAACCAGGAGAGCAGAGAGCTGCTTCCCTGGGCTTCAATTGGTAAATGAAAAGAGACCAAAAGTATGAATAAGACTGCTTGGTGACATTACAACAAGGCAGACAGCTACTTTTTCTGCAGGCAATTGGGAATTGCCTGTTTGTcatttagcaaataaattacTGCAAGTGTTAATTATGTAGCCTAATGTAAATCTACACAATACTAAATATTCAGCTAAAGTATACTGATAGCTTCACACGCTGTACCAGTGACAAATTCTACCGACATTGGTTGTGTGGTGGTCATCATGTTATATCCATTATTGATTTCGGCTAGCATCTAGCTTGGGCAGTCGGCAAATTTAGGCTCAGCTGTTTGGCGCTGTATGAGACAAGCTACTTCACAACAGAGACAAATAAATGCAAGTTATAGCTTGGCAACTGAGGCTTACGGGGCAAACAATACACTCGATTCATTTATGTGTTACCTGGCTGGTGGGGCAGGggaggagatgtgtgtgtgctgcaacTGTGCAGTGCTGCTGCAACGCACCTTTGTTTGTGTCCGCTCTGCGCATTCACGTTGACAAAGGAAGAGAGGGAAGGGAAGGgggctcgtgtgtgtgtgtgtgtgtgtctgtgtgtggagaGGGGGGGAGGGGTATTTTGGAACATTATTATTACATGCTTTTAATCGAGAATTGATCGACGATCATGTCaacatgggccacatacagtacaccgtaaaccccccccccaaaaaaacgaACTTTCAAAAGGGCACTTGCTTCGTCCAGAGGGCAAAGGGCAGTTGCTATATATATACACCATAGTGTCTATCTGTGCACGCCCCTTGAAAGTCAGTTATTCAAATCGTCAGTCTGACTGTGTTGACTGAGATTGCTTTCcttgttatgttttgtttgtttgttttgtttggtttttttagtgtgctgtgcagtgtactggGGGTGTTTTGGTACCCGGGTTTTGCACTCTTGACTTTCATGCTACTCTTTGATACAGACAGCTGCGGACACAATGCAGTGGCTGGCAGAAGCAGAAACTTTCCATCTTAAGGCTATGAGATAACACTATCTTCTGTCTGCTTGGAAGCGGTGAATTTAAAGGTCACAGATAGGCTACTTAATATGACTATGACTAATAtgagtctctggcttttgtttgatatctagtgttagcaaaaaatgttttttccacattactgatccattgttaatgctcttagcttgtttactatgtTGCATGAATGCTGCTGTAAGCCCTgtacaaactttaaaactttatatggACAAAAAACCCAAATCGTTTTCCACAAAACTTGgttattttttactgagacatcactgcttttccactggggatagtggcatgaaaagtggttgttttttttttttttactgaggaATCCCTACTTTTCCTGGCAGGATAGTAGCATGAAATGCAGTTGTTTTCTACAGAGACACTGCTGGCCCCCCCCcattatattttttatcaaaAACGTGATGTTTCCTAACTGTATTCTTCCAAAGAATCACACAAACATAAGCATTTGATTGCATCCATATTGAATCCATCATGCCATGAATATTGTTGTAAAGGAGGATACGTATCAGGTCAGATCTTGTACCTTTTTATCAACTTATTATTGTACTCATCCACAATA
Protein-coding sequences here:
- the aoc2 gene encoding retina-specific copper amine oxidase, with the protein product MVERRMNSLVKWALILFVLVSIILNIVLIGIHSTRAPKCSAQRVHPLRGKHDKRSLVFADLTRDEYLQVQQYMLKQKDLDISTSQITKPSENFLFLIDLSLPKKADALAYLDEKGTKPVREATVVVFHGARGYIKEYVVGPLPNPTYHRDVTTERYKTELPITARTVTIGEYHLLFKFLDGIFSKLGRLMKESFDVDKDKTVNAFEQMPRGVQSGDRKTWIAFYRDVSGMYINPVGFEVLVNHESLNASDWKVERLVYNGQYFDTVEELKQKYDEGTIKKIVYTELPDYGSLKPKQKPLQIGPQLFYAEGKRYSISDNHVLYLDWSFAFGLSSLTGMRAFDVRFKGERILYELSVQEAMSVYGSMTPGMMMTKFLDSSIGIGRFAHELVRGVDCPHEATYVDTYRYIDVPAPIRFRNSICIFEHNMGQPLRRHFSDFFHNSYGGMVNSALVFRTITAIGNYDYMWDFIFYQSGSVEAKVHATGYISATYLVDGSLKYGHQVADKVLGNIHTHFINFKVDLDVMGVNNFFQTKDMEYVNVSLPWNTDRYAMIPQLVEKQLRTEQEAALHYGRKSARYLHIASNKTNRWGHQRSYRLQVFSFAGDHLPESEPEEKSMSWARYKVAITKHKDLEQTSSSLYNQNNMWTPAVDFSKYIDDNESIEDKDLVAWVTAGFLHIPHAEDIPNTVTVGNGGGVLLRPHNYFDEDPSIHSADAVYIKPGSEDSCDNNRMACLAKETCSPVLEPFTFNGFEGVMKFKD